Genomic DNA from Haloarcula marina:
GACGTCATCGTCTCCCTCCCGGACGGTGCGCGGGCCGACGGCGGGACATCGGCCGTCGACTGCGTCGTCGTCGACACCGACACCGTGTCGCCGGACACCCCACAGGTGACCGCGGCCGACGGCACGCCGGTCATCCGCTGTGCCCACGACCCGCCCGAGGAGGCCGACGACGGGTGGGTCGAAGTGGGGACCGTCGCCGGTCGTCGCACGCTGGTCGACCGCATCCGCCGCGCCGCCTCGCCAGCGGACCCCGCGCTTGCCGCCACCGACGACGAACTCGTCGACGGTGTGCCCGCCGCCGCCTACGTCCTCGACGTTCGCGGCCGCTTCGTCGCCGTCAACGACGCCTTTCTCGACTTGACGGGCTACGAGCGACAGGCCCTGCTGGGGAGTCACGCCTCGCTGACGGTGACCGAGACGACCGAAGCCGCCTTCGGCGACCACGAGCGAACACCGGTCCGCGTCAACGCGGCCGCTGGCGGTGCCATCGACTGCCGCCGCGACGCCGGGGTCGCCACCGTCGCGACGCCGGACGGGCCGGTGACCCGGACGGCGGGCTACCTCGAACCCCGGACCGCGCAACCGCACATCGAGCGCAACCCGGCGGTCCTGAAACGCGCCATCGACGCCGCGCACACGCCGCTGTCGCTCTCGGACCCGACCCGCGAGGACAACCCGCTGGTCTACGTCAACGACGCCTTCGAGCGGGTGACCGGGTACGAGCGTGAGGCGGTTATCGGCCGAAACTGTCGGTTCCTCCAGACCGAGGACACCGACGAGGAGACCGTCGCGGAACTCCGGCGAGCCATCGACAACGAGGACCCGGTCACCGTCGAGTTCGAGAACGAGCGCGCCGACGGGTCGACGTTCTGGAATCGCCTGACGGTGACCCCAATCTACGACGAGACGGGCGAACTCGTCCACTATCTGGGCTCCCAAGAGGACATCACCGACCGACTGGATACCGAGGAGACGCTTCGAGACCAGCGCGACGCGCTGGACTTGCTCAACGAGATGGTCCGCCACGACATCCGCAACGACCTCCAGATGGTCCTCTCGTACAACGGCGCTATCGCCGACGAGGCGGACGGCGAAGTCGCCGAGTTCGCCGACCGCGCCCGGCAGACCGCCCGGAACGCGACAGAACTCACGGAGACGGCCCGGGACCTCGCGGGGACGATGCTCCGGACCGACCGAGACGTGCACCCGGTCTCGCTCGCCGAAGTCGTCGAGACAGAGGCCGAGAAGGCCCGCGCCGCCGCGACCGACGCCCGCATCACCGTCGGCCCGCTTCCGGACCGGGACGTACTCGCCAACGAGATGCTCGGTTCCGTCCTCCGGAACCTCCTGAAGAACGCGGTCGTCCACAGCACGCACGACGACACGGAGATACAGGTGTCGGCCGTCGCGGACGACGACTGGGTCACGGTCGCTATCGCCGACGACGGTCCCGGCGTGCCAGACGACCAGAAGGCCGAAATCTTCGAGCGAGCGAAGACCGGCAACGGCGGGAACTCGGGTATCGGCCTCTATCTGGTCGCGACGCTCGTCGGGCAGTACGGCGGCGAAGTGTGGGTCGAGGACCGCCAGGGCGCTGTCGAGGGGTCCGTGTTCAAGTTCACGCTCCGACTGGCCTGAGCGGAAACGACCGCGTCGTTTTTACCCGCCAACGCAGTACCGGGAGCCATGACCACGATTACGCTGGGGCCGTCCGGGACCTACTCCCACCGGGCCGCGTCGGCCATCGCCGACGACGGTGACATCGAGTTCGCGGAGTCGATGACCGCCATCGTCGAAGCCGTCGCGAACGGCGAGGCCGACCACGGCGTCGTCCCCGTCGAGAACAGCATCGAGGGGTCGGTGACCGAGTCGCTGGACGCCTTCGCGGAGTACGACGTGGCCGTCGTCAAGGAGATAATCACGCCCATCCGTCACGCCCTGCTGGCCCAGCGCGAAGACTTCGAGTTGGTGTGTAGCCACGCCCAGGCGCTGGCGCAGTGTCGCGGCTGGCTGGACGAACACTACCCCGGCGTCGACGTGGAAGCCGTCGCCTCGACGGCCCGCGGCGTCCAGCGCGCCCGTGAGGACCCGAGCGTCGCCGCCATCGGCCACCCGGACAACGCCTCCAACGGGACCGAACTCGACGTGCTGGCCGAGGACATTCAGGACCAGTCCTCGAACGCGACGCGGTTCCTCGCCGTCGCGCCCGCGAGCGAGCGCTCGGAGGCCGGTGGGAAGTCCTCGTTCATCGTCTACCCGAACGCCGACTACCCCGGTCTCCTCCTGAAACTGCTGGAACCGTTCGCCGACCGCGACATCAACCTCACTCGCGTCGAGTCCCGACCCAGCGGCGAGCGACTCGGCGACTACGTCTTCCACATCGACATCGCCGCGGGCCTCTACGAGGAGCGGACGCAGGACGCGCTCGGCGACATCGCGGAACTGGCCGAGAACGGCTGGGTCCGCCGACTCGGGTCGTACGACAGCGTCACCGTACTGGACTGACCGGGGCGCTCGTCCGCACGAGTTCGGCACGTGAATTTATGTTCCCGGCTTGACTGGAACTCACGTATGCGTTTCCGTCACACGCTCGACCAGTTCGTCGGCCGACCGCGCTGGGTCACGGTGCTCGGCACAGCAACCGTCCTCGCGTACGCCGTCGCGGTGTTCTACGCCGGTGGACTCGAAGTCGGTGGGGACGTCACGTTCTACGCTGCGGGTCTGGTCGGCGGACTCGTCGCCGGATTCGCCCTCGGAACGAACGTGTACGACGGGATGGCCGCCGGACTACGGGCCGGGGCGTTCGGCGTCGTGACGCTCGCCGTGGCGGCGACGGCCGCGTTCTTCGTCCTCTGGCAGGCCGCGTCGGGACAGCTATTCTTCTACTGGGCGTCGTTCTACGGCCTCCTCGGCCTCATCTTCCTCGCACCGATATACGGGTTCACCGGTATCCTCGGCGGGGCCGTCGGCGTGCTCCTCCGACGCTGGACGCTCCCCGACCACCTGAACCCACGCGCGTACTGAGGGAGTCGTCGCGATTCCGCGCTGTCTGCCGTGGCGAGCCGTGACACTCGGCCAGACACTCTGTTCTAGAGTTAAGTCCGTCAAGGTCGTACGGCCAGTTATGAGCGACCGTGACCCCTTTGCGGAGATAGAACGCGCGTTCGATGTACTGGGTGGCCAGTTCGGCGTCCACCTCGACACCGTGCCGACGGACATCGTCGACGACGACGACGCCTTCGTCGTCCACGCCGACCTCCCGGGGTTCGACGCCGACGACATCGACGTGGCGTTGACCGACGACCGGCGACTCACCATCAGCGCCAGCCACACCGAGGAGTCGGAGGCGAGCGAGGGCCAGTTCGTCCAGCGCGAACGCCGCCAACAGTCCGTCAGTCGGACCGTGACGCTGCCGGAATCCGTCGACGAGAGTGAGACGAGCGCCGCGTACGACGCCGGTGTCCTCACCGTCACACTCCCGAAGATGACCGCCGACGAGTCGGGGACCGACATCCCGGTGAACTGAGATGGTGCTCGAACCGGGCCGCCCAGTCCCCGACGTGACGGCGACCAACCAGTGGGGCGAGGAGGTGCGCCCGAACTTCTCGACGCCGACGGTCCTGTACTTCTACCCCGAGGACGACACCCCCGGGTGTACGACCGAAGCGAAGCAGTTCAACGACCGCTACGACGCTTACGAGACCGCGGGGGTCTCCGTCTACGGCGTCTCCACCGACGACGTGGACAGTCACTGCGAGTTCGCCGAGGCCCACGATCTCCGGTTCGACCTGTTGGCCGACCCAGACGGGAAAATCGCCGCGGCGTTCGACGTGGAGATGCGCGACGGCCGGGCCCGTCGGACGACGTTCGTCGTCGCACAGCAGCAGGTCGTCGGCGTCTACGAGGGCATCCATCCCGACGGACATGCGGGCGACGTGTTGCGGGCACTCGACGACGCGGGCCTCATCGACGCCGAACCGTCGTAGTTACTCGGCGATATCGATGGCCGGACGACCCGGTTCGGCCTTCTTCGCCAGGCCGTCGTCGGCGTCGGCGGCCGACTGCACGACCACGTCGGCGTCGAACTCTTCCTCGATAAGCCACGCGGCCCGTGCGAGCGCCGTCAGTTCGCCCTCGGGGGCCAGCGTCTCGTCGTACTGGGCGCGGCCCGCCAGTTCCTTCGCGAAGTCGGCGGCGGCCGACCCGTACCGCTGTAACTCCTCGTTTTGCATCACTGCGGGCACGACGTCGTCGGCGTCGCGGGCGATGTCGACGACGCGGTGTTTCCACGCGGGCGCGACGGCCAGCGTGATGGTCTGTGGGTCTTCGATACCGACGGTGTCGACGATGTCGCGGATGTCCTCACGGGTGTTCTCGACCAGTCGGCGGGAAACAGCGTAGTCCTCGGGGGCCTCGGCGCTGGGCCAGTCGGACTCCGCCATCAGGCCGTCGTTGTCCAGCACCGACCACAGTTCCTCGCCGACGTGGGGCGCGACCGGCGACAGTAGTTTCGCCGCCGTCGTCAGGCCGCGTTCGAACACCTCGGCGTCGGGGGTCGTCGCGTTGCGGTAGCGGCGAAGCAGGGAGACGAGTTCCCGGACCGCCTGCAGGGCGTGGTTGAAGCGCAACTGTTCGTACTCCTCGGTGGCGCGGGCCGCCGTCGCCTCGATTTCGCGGGCGACGTAGTCGGCGATGTCCGTGTTCGCGGTTTCACCGCTCTCGGTCGAGGCGCTCTGCGCCTCGCTCCCCGCGGTTCCCGTCTCGACGCCCCCGTCTGCGTACTCCTCGGCCAGCGTGTAGACGTTCTGGAGGAAACTGTGGGCGGACTGGACCTCCTCGGCGCTCCACGCCAGTTCCTTCTCCGGTTGGGCGGCCTCCATGATGAACAGGCGGGCGGTGTCGGCACCGTACTCCTCGATGATGCGCTGGGGCGAGACGCCGTTGCCGCGACTCTTGGACATCTTGTGACCGTCCTCGCCCAGCACCATCCCCTGGTTCGTGAGGTTGGTGAAGGGTTCCCGAACGCCGTCGAGCATGTCGAGGTCCTCGACCACCTTCGTGAAGAAGCGGGCGTACAGCAGGTGCATCACGGCGTGTTCGATGCCGCCGACGTACTGGTCGACCGGCATCCAGTCGCTCGCCCGGTCGGCGTCGAAGGGCGCGTCGGTCAGGTCCGGGGCGGTGTAGCGCAGGAAGTACCACGAGGAGTCGACGAACGTGTCCATCGTGTCCGTCTCGCGCACGGCGTCGCCGCCGCAGTCGGGGCAGTCGACGTGCTTCCACTCCTCGGCCGCGTCCAGCGGGTTCCCGGTCGTGTGGATGAACTCCGGCAGTTCGACCGGCAGGTCCTCGTCCGGGACTTCGACGTAGCCGCAGTCCTCGCAGTGAATCATCGGGATGGGCGTGCCCCAGTAGCGCTGGCGCGAGATGCCCCAGTCCCGGAGGTTGTACTCGGTCCGCTCCTCGCCGTCGAACACGTCGACGAACGTTTCGCGGGCGTCCTCGCTGTGGAGGCCGTCGTACTCGCCGCTGTCGACCAACAGACCGTCTGGCGTGTACGCCGCCTCCTGCACGTCGATGTCGTCGGCGTCCACCTCGGCCTCGGGGCCGGGTTCGACGACCTGCACGATGTCGATATCGTGGGCCTCGGCGAACTCGTGGTCCCGGTCGTCGTGGGCGGGCACGGCGTACAGCGCGCCGGTCCCCACGTCCGTGAGGACGTAGTCGGCGACGTACACCGGAATCTCCTCGCCCGTGGCGGGGTTGACGGCGTACTCGCCGGTGAACACGCCGGAGGTCACGTCGAGGTCGTCCTCGTCGGCCTGTTCGGCCATCTCGATGTACTCCGCCACGTCCTCGTTGCTCTCGGCGATTTCCTGTGCGACGGGGTGGCCGGGGGCCAGCGAGAAGTAGGTCGCCCCGTAGATGGTGTCCAGTCGCGTCGTGAAGATGTCCACGTCGCCGTAGCCCGGAATCTCGAAGGCGACGCTCGCGCCCTCCTGCTTGCCTATCCAGTTGCGCTGCATCTCCCGGACGTTGTTTGGCCACCCGTCCAAGCCGTCCAACGCTTCCAGCAGTTCCTCGGCGTAGTCGGTGATGGTGAAGAACCACTGGTCCATCTCGCGGTGCTCGATGGGCGTGTCACAGCGCCAGCACAGTTCGGCTTCGCCCTCGACCTGTTCGTCAGCGAGGACGGTTTCGCAGGAGGGACACCAGTTCAGTTCCGCGCCCTGCCGCTCGACGAGTCCGGCCTCGCGGAAGCGCTTGAATAGCCACTGGTTCCACTGGTAGTACTCCGGTTCGCAGGTGGTGACCTCCCGCTCCCAGTCGTAGCCAAAGCCCATCTCGGTCAACTGGTCTCGCATCGAGTCGATGCACTGCATCGTCCAGTCGCGGGGGTTGGTGTCGCGCTCCTCGGCGGCGTTCTCGGCGGGCAGACCGAACGAGTCCCACCCCATCGGGTGCAGGACCGACTCGCCGCGCATCCGCTCGAAGCGGGCGAAGGCGTCGGTGATGGTATAGTTCCGGACGTGTCCCATGTGGAGACTGCCCGAGGTGTAGGGGAACATCGCCAGCACGTACTCGGGGTCCTCGGCATCGTCGTCGATACGGAACACGTCGGCGTCCTCCCACGCCGCCTGCCAGCGGGGTTCGATGGCGGTGTGGTCGAACCCACGCTCGCGTTCCTCGCCAGTCGTGGTCATGATACCGTGATTTCGGACACGGACGGTGCTATACCTTTCCCTTCACGGGACCGACGCGACGCCGTTTCGGTCGGCCAGACGGTCACTCCGCGTCGCGCTCGGCCGCCTCGAACTCCCTGACGAACCGCTGGGTTCCTTTCTTGACGACGTACGGGAACCGCTGTGCGAGCGCCAAACCGAGACGGACCGTCCAGTCGGCCGTGATGACCGGGCCGGTCGACTCGATTTTGGTCGCCAGTTTCCGGCCCACGTCGGCGGGGTCGCGCAGCAGGAAGTCGGGGTAGCCGAGTTCGGCCGCCGACCGCGTTCCGGTGAGCGGCGGGTGCATCACCGTACACGAGACGGACTCGT
This window encodes:
- a CDS encoding Hsp20/alpha crystallin family protein, with product MSDRDPFAEIERAFDVLGGQFGVHLDTVPTDIVDDDDAFVVHADLPGFDADDIDVALTDDRRLTISASHTEESEASEGQFVQRERRQQSVSRTVTLPESVDESETSAAYDAGVLTVTLPKMTADESGTDIPVN
- a CDS encoding peroxiredoxin, with amino-acid sequence MVLEPGRPVPDVTATNQWGEEVRPNFSTPTVLYFYPEDDTPGCTTEAKQFNDRYDAYETAGVSVYGVSTDDVDSHCEFAEAHDLRFDLLADPDGKIAAAFDVEMRDGRARRTTFVVAQQQVVGVYEGIHPDGHAGDVLRALDDAGLIDAEPS
- the leuS gene encoding leucine--tRNA ligase encodes the protein MTTTGEERERGFDHTAIEPRWQAAWEDADVFRIDDDAEDPEYVLAMFPYTSGSLHMGHVRNYTITDAFARFERMRGESVLHPMGWDSFGLPAENAAEERDTNPRDWTMQCIDSMRDQLTEMGFGYDWEREVTTCEPEYYQWNQWLFKRFREAGLVERQGAELNWCPSCETVLADEQVEGEAELCWRCDTPIEHREMDQWFFTITDYAEELLEALDGLDGWPNNVREMQRNWIGKQEGASVAFEIPGYGDVDIFTTRLDTIYGATYFSLAPGHPVAQEIAESNEDVAEYIEMAEQADEDDLDVTSGVFTGEYAVNPATGEEIPVYVADYVLTDVGTGALYAVPAHDDRDHEFAEAHDIDIVQVVEPGPEAEVDADDIDVQEAAYTPDGLLVDSGEYDGLHSEDARETFVDVFDGEERTEYNLRDWGISRQRYWGTPIPMIHCEDCGYVEVPDEDLPVELPEFIHTTGNPLDAAEEWKHVDCPDCGGDAVRETDTMDTFVDSSWYFLRYTAPDLTDAPFDADRASDWMPVDQYVGGIEHAVMHLLYARFFTKVVEDLDMLDGVREPFTNLTNQGMVLGEDGHKMSKSRGNGVSPQRIIEEYGADTARLFIMEAAQPEKELAWSAEEVQSAHSFLQNVYTLAEEYADGGVETGTAGSEAQSASTESGETANTDIADYVAREIEATAARATEEYEQLRFNHALQAVRELVSLLRRYRNATTPDAEVFERGLTTAAKLLSPVAPHVGEELWSVLDNDGLMAESDWPSAEAPEDYAVSRRLVENTREDIRDIVDTVGIEDPQTITLAVAPAWKHRVVDIARDADDVVPAVMQNEELQRYGSAAADFAKELAGRAQYDETLAPEGELTALARAAWLIEEEFDADVVVQSAADADDGLAKKAEPGRPAIDIAE
- the pheA gene encoding prephenate dehydratase, whose translation is MTTITLGPSGTYSHRAASAIADDGDIEFAESMTAIVEAVANGEADHGVVPVENSIEGSVTESLDAFAEYDVAVVKEIITPIRHALLAQREDFELVCSHAQALAQCRGWLDEHYPGVDVEAVASTARGVQRAREDPSVAAIGHPDNASNGTELDVLAEDIQDQSSNATRFLAVAPASERSEAGGKSSFIVYPNADYPGLLLKLLEPFADRDINLTRVESRPSGERLGDYVFHIDIAAGLYEERTQDALGDIAELAENGWVRRLGSYDSVTVLD
- a CDS encoding DUF5518 domain-containing protein, whose product is MRFRHTLDQFVGRPRWVTVLGTATVLAYAVAVFYAGGLEVGGDVTFYAAGLVGGLVAGFALGTNVYDGMAAGLRAGAFGVVTLAVAATAAFFVLWQAASGQLFFYWASFYGLLGLIFLAPIYGFTGILGGAVGVLLRRWTLPDHLNPRAY
- a CDS encoding PAS domain-containing sensor histidine kinase; translated protein: MATRATVRFVTTDADQAVLETLERRADIDVIVSLPDGARADGGTSAVDCVVVDTDTVSPDTPQVTAADGTPVIRCAHDPPEEADDGWVEVGTVAGRRTLVDRIRRAASPADPALAATDDELVDGVPAAAYVLDVRGRFVAVNDAFLDLTGYERQALLGSHASLTVTETTEAAFGDHERTPVRVNAAAGGAIDCRRDAGVATVATPDGPVTRTAGYLEPRTAQPHIERNPAVLKRAIDAAHTPLSLSDPTREDNPLVYVNDAFERVTGYEREAVIGRNCRFLQTEDTDEETVAELRRAIDNEDPVTVEFENERADGSTFWNRLTVTPIYDETGELVHYLGSQEDITDRLDTEETLRDQRDALDLLNEMVRHDIRNDLQMVLSYNGAIADEADGEVAEFADRARQTARNATELTETARDLAGTMLRTDRDVHPVSLAEVVETEAEKARAAATDARITVGPLPDRDVLANEMLGSVLRNLLKNAVVHSTHDDTEIQVSAVADDDWVTVAIADDGPGVPDDQKAEIFERAKTGNGGNSGIGLYLVATLVGQYGGEVWVEDRQGAVEGSVFKFTLRLA